The Carassius gibelio isolate Cgi1373 ecotype wild population from Czech Republic chromosome A19, carGib1.2-hapl.c, whole genome shotgun sequence genome segment TTAGAAAtgagctctgtgcatgaactgtgttgtCATTGGATTTACgttgcgcaacgtcttcacacacagacaagtgtgacatcatatacgtCTCTAAATAgcctaaatacaattaaaattcaTGTCTCGCACACTTcggtgcactttgaatggaacatatacgttcACTTCAGAATCATGGTGGAATATACagtgatgtccactttgcagggcactttcgttcgaatagaacaaaagtctgaagcgataagagaaacgtacaaaatgtgcagagcaggggggcgcGATGACTGGAATTGAGAAACACTGATGTAATGCATCTAATTTGTGCATAACtggctgttatgttaaataaagtttactAACTATAGCAAATCAAGTACCTGCATGCCGTCTCATCTCCCCTCAGACATGCTGAATTCTCAAAACACCCTCAAGATGGCGGCGTTTATCGgtgaatccgatattacaaaaccgatattCGATTATGATAAACTTAAATATTGGGGAAAATATCAGTAAATCAATATATTGGTCGATCTCTAGAAACAatctctgcactgctgcagacgcaccgctcctaAACACAATGCCAGATTGCAATTGTGTGTGCATTGTGAACACTTTAATCCATTAACATGAGCAGAAAAAATACACACTGCCTCATTGTTATTACACACTGCAAACGGAGCAATATGAACCTGGCATTATTATGTGCGTGCGCTGCAAGTGTGCATGAGCGCACGACTTAAGGAAAGCTTGTGAGCGTTGATTGGTTTAAACAGTGgcaagaattaaaaagaaaaaatgcaatttatatgtgtgtgtgtatatgatctaggatgtcttgcatatgttaaaaaaatgcttttatcaAGACTTTTGTCACTGGATATGTCAGGAAAAACTATGTGGAATGGCTTTATTTAATTCCTGCTGCTGTGAAGGGGGACAGTGGAAAACAGGCCAGAGGCCACTGAATACAACCTTCTGTTAAATGCTGGGCAGACTGCTGAGCTGACATCAAGTCACATGGGATTTGGCCCTTAAATGGGATGGTGTTGCATAACTGCTGTTATTCATGAAATCCGTTAAGGGGAGAGAGATTTTTCATAATGacgtttattttacagtattataaTACGTGTTAGAGAGTCATTATGTCATTCTGACTAACTTGCCTTGTTCTATTCCcttttattttacagttgattgcaatttttttttaattacagtgtTTAGTTAATAAATTCTTGTAATTTGATTCAAAGTAGGCCTAGTagaagtagtttttttttgtttgtttgtttttgtagtagtagtagttgttgttgttgtttagttgGCCATGCTAATTTcccctatttttacattttaaatggaccTCTCTGTCATTAAAcactcactttaaaaaaaaatgaaggggttTCCCATCAACTCATGTATTCAGATGCACCCATTGCATTTACTTCAACATCAGTGTCCATAGCAACCCCTCTCCCTCAGCTGCACAGCCTGGGTTACCAGGAAGCTGATTTGTGCTCTGCTGAAAGTGAGTCAGAGCTTCGTGTGTGGATAATGTATGGCTGGGTTGCCAGCAGGTTTTTTAAGGTGTTGTCTGTTCTCGGTATTCAGTCAAAATTCTCACTGAATCAGGCCCTTTTGCTTTCTACTGGCCCCTTTTGTGTTGAAATGCACCATTATTCAATGGACTGCATGAACTGAATCTTTGAGTAAGCAGAGCTGGATTGTTCACTTGCGGTTGGTCAAGTTAGAGTTGGTTTgatcaggggcctgtaccatgatggtagctgaacaaattcagagttaaaggattagttttgagttgacaaaaccaaacctctccaatccggctttgttggtaccatgatgctgttcatcaactttctttgtcagctcaggctttgatcctgagtttgtggagcgcatgcacatgaatgtgtgacatcactggcgaacagccaatcatgagccttgcaacacaaaatATGTTTGATTTACTACTCgggagattcaaaactaaaggttaaaggttttgctaaaggttaagagatggaagaatatgacaaatttaaacttCATATGAAAAAttaggacaaataaaataaataatattgctcTATCAGAGCAGTGACAAAtgaaacttgttaacttagtttatacatttgaaaatatatagtgatagagactcgaacaactaaggtcagatttttttattttttaagtagtgCAATCTAtatcttatttatattacatgatctgtatacattaatattcatttaaaataaatgattcttaataactgttaaactaaaattgcttgtgtgtaaaagataaatgataataataaaaatatgaatcacaataattatataaatcacagAATGACTCATTGAGtaagtaattatcattaaagccagacttcttttattatttttattttttttagcagtagtaacctttaatttggagcaagataaactgggggAGTGATTTTGTGTCAGAAATGTGTCACTCTTACTTCTGATTGGTCCAAcctcagtttgagatctctaaacCAGAACATAAcgtgccccggagcaggttagccttGGAGTgaaagttactatggcaatgaatgccgctaaaagccaagccacttacgtGGTACCTAGAACCCagtctaaataaatgaaatgaagaaTAAGCAAACGTTTCAGAACAAGGCCCGCTACCGTGCTTCCACGGCCAAAACAAAGGCTGAAACAAATCTGTATGTTACAGTATAGAGAAAAGATGTGTTGATACTTCCATTTCATGATGATTATAATGTAGTTATCACTTTACAAAAGCAGCTGCACTTCATATTGAAAGTAGtcatataacatatttttatttgtattgtttttatcagtattctttttatatcaaaatgatataagatgatttaatttatttaaaatctgaaaaacTGAAAAGGTTATTTTAATCCACTGAAAGACATTATTATTGAATTAATGATCTGTATCTGTAGTATTACACAAATAGAGTATCAGGCTGTAAGCTTGGCATCATGCTAACATACTCATGTTGACATGTTGAAATCAACTATTTCAATACTACTGAGCTCACAGCGCTCCAAATTGGTTAGTTCTACATTTCCAGAATGTTTAGGATGCTGCTTTAGATTTGTAGTGTCACTATTTAGTTAATTTGTTGAACCACAGTGATGTGATTATTTACTTTACTACTATTACATTAATTTACTATTCTGTACATTTGAACCTTTCTGTTTTCTGTCAATATCAGGATTCAAGTGAGGGAAGGAGACATGTCCCAGGACAAGCCAAACTATCCTATAATGGGGGAGAATAACCCCCTTCACAACAGTGTCTATGGGCCACCCAAAATTGATGCTTTTGGAATGCCTCCACCCAACTATAGCCAGGGTCCAGGGGCACCTCCGTATGCAGCTCCAGGACCCTACACCCAGCCCGGTTACGAGCAGCCTCCGGCACCAGGGTTTGGCCCTAGTCCATACCCACAGGGGCCCTATGTTCAGGGGCCCTATGTTCAGGGGCCCTATGTTCAGGGGCCGTATGTTCAGGGGCCATACCCTCAGAGTCCATACCAGCAGGGGCCCGGCCAGCCTGCCTTTGGTGTAGATCCTAATGGCAAGTATCTTTAGGAAGTTAATAGGAGAGGAAAAACTTGTTTTTCAGTGTGTACCAAGGTAAAATGCTTAACTGAAGAGTTCCATCAAAAGATTACTAGCTCTGTTAGaactgaaaatgtataatttgttaaattcTTACCTTATCCATAGTGCCTGCTGTTACAATTAGGATGTCTCGGTGTAAACTATAAAATGTGCTTTCCTTTCCAAACCTATAGAACCTATTTTAATCTGTCCCTTAGTTCAGTTCTCCGTTTATGTGGGTGTTTTATTGAATGATGTGAGTGCTCTAACATACATTAGACTTCATCCATCacatgtattatttgtatttgtttttttgacagcttCTGTGGAGAGCCCTGGATACCACGGTGGAGATGGACCCCCCTCTTACGATGGCAATGATGAGTTTGTGAACTTTGGCTGGGAAGATAAGAGTATCCGACGGGCCTTCATTAGAAAGGTAAGCAGTATACTTTGGACTTAAGAGACATATTCAGGTGGGATCTTTgttgaattaatttaaaatgaatttgagAGTCTCATGATCCAGGTTAAATGAGCAAGAATGGAACCTTCCAGGGTCACAGTTCCAGGGTTCTCAGAAGCAGTTGTTGTCCTATTTGCTTAAATggcaaaagaaaaatcaatatttcaaaaagaaataagGAAAAACCCTTACAGCAGATCACTATATTTTATAATTGAATGCCAAGGtaatataacaataaatgttataatggattatttttaaaaaaatgtaaattaaaatgccTTGCTATATTTACAGTGTTAATAACTGTGGAAATGTGTGTGATGGACTTTTAGAATCTGTGGTTCTAATGTGAAAAAGTTCATCAGTGTTTAAAAGTCAAAgtaatttttattgtaattttttggtCAATAAAagtgtggacttcaagtgttttTAAAAAGCCAATGCTGACACTAAAACTGCCACAAAGAGGCCTACTTTTGTTTATTAGCCAGAAAGAAGTGTAACTTTTGTTTATTAGCCAGGTACGAGTAAATGGTCAATTATGATCCAAAATGACCAAATatcaacaaataaatgaaatgaaatctctAAAAATGTAACATGCATTTATTACAGACTATACAGTAAACACACAGTTAAATGTCAAATATGTGTATTAAACACAGTTACTGGAATGAAGCAATTTAACAGATGTTCTTATTAAATGTTTGTTACTATTGTATGTAGCAGTACAGTGTGTCAAAGAAAAACTCTGTTCCGTGTCTCCTTTCTCAGGTGTTTATGGTCTTGACCGTGCAGCTGTTGATCACCTTCTCTTTTGTTGCCATTTTCACCTTTGTAACTGATGTCAAAGTGTTTGTACGGAGAAATAAGTGGACGTACTACGTGTCCTACGTTGTCTTCTTTGTTTCACTGATCGTTCTCAGCTGCTGTGGAGAGTTTCGCCGCAAACACCCATGGAACCTGGTGGCACTGGTACAACTGCCATTACTTACACATGATTTAGTGTTTTCATTCTACACTGTGCAAGAAAACATATCCAGTAGTGTTTTGTGAACttaaaaaaagattgtttaacattgtttaatgttttaatatagaGTGAACTCtagtttatatttcaatttagGTTTGTTTACTCTGTACTGATTAACCCCTTCCTGTATTTCTTTCTCAGTCCATCTTGACCCTGAGTCTGTCCTATATGGTTGGAATGATTGCCAGCTTCCATAATACAGATGCAGTTATCATGGCAGTTGGCATCACTGCGGTGGTCTGCTTCACAGTTGTGATTTTCTCAATGCAGGTTTGTTTGCTCTAGGAGTCTCATAGATTttcatctttcattttattttatacacactTTGTGCTACCGAATCATGTCTTCCATGCATCCTTCATATGCGGTAAACGCCACTAATTGTCATTGTCCTTTCTCTTTTTCAAAAATAGAGCAAATATGACTTCACTTCCTGCTATGGCGTTCTTTTTGTCTGCATGATTGTCCTGCTCCTGGCCTCTATCCTCTGCATCTTCATCCAAAATAAAATTCTCCACATTGTCTACGCCTCGCTCGGGGCCCTGCTGTTCACTTGTGTAAGTACCATACCTTAACCTACTAGCATTCTGGGGTTAACTTCGTAAGACAGTTATTTGTAATCAAATCATGCAAATACTCCAAATGGTTCAAGAACAGCATGCAATGTACTTTGGGTATGCCTTTTAAGGCATTTTATACAAATTTTACATTATTGCTAAggggttaatattttttttttcttttttttcgaaatGTATACTTCTATATTACTAAGACTGTTAAATTCATCAGACCTTCTGTTATTCAAACAGTTCTCTACTTGCATTAATGAGAATCTTTAAAACATCTGGCATTCTagctgtcaattaaaaaaaacaaaaaagaagtaTAAAGTTGTTGTACATCTAAGCTTCTGTCTCTGGTTAGATTTGCACAAAATGTTTTCTTCTTTCATGTCTTCATGCTTATTCAATTCAGAAAAGACTTTGTATTCTAAAAATTTCAGCAAGATAATGAAACTGGTTTTTCAAGTGCCAAAATAGAACACTATTGTGATTGGTAACT includes the following:
- the LOC127935694 gene encoding protein lifeguard 1; translation: MSQDKPNYPIMGENNPLHNSVYGPPKIDAFGMPPPNYSQGPGAPPYAAPGPYTQPGYEQPPAPGFGPSPYPQGPYVQGPYVQGPYVQGPYVQGPYPQSPYQQGPGQPAFGVDPNASVESPGYHGGDGPPSYDGNDEFVNFGWEDKSIRRAFIRKVFMVLTVQLLITFSFVAIFTFVTDVKVFVRRNKWTYYVSYVVFFVSLIVLSCCGEFRRKHPWNLVALSILTLSLSYMVGMIASFHNTDAVIMAVGITAVVCFTVVIFSMQSKYDFTSCYGVLFVCMIVLLLASILCIFIQNKILHIVYASLGALLFTCFLAVDTQLLLGNKKLSISPEEYVFAALNLYTDIINIFLYILALVGHTKE